Proteins from a genomic interval of Haloplasma contractile SSD-17B:
- a CDS encoding phosphatidate cytidylyltransferase, whose translation MKQRTITAVLILTVLITTVLVDLNYNTPFLYILAILLALVATKEMISMKETVKQLPIEIHVFSYFAVLYLMFTNLSIEGEGRLFMIFSVLDLQFTLHSMAFLCLFVFLVMVFRERFSVNDAGFILLSVMYVGITFHALIYIYNMGLNFLLYVVLVTTLTDTFAYFVGRLIGKHKLAPKISPKKTIEGSVGGVIVSTTIASIFAYSTIMPEIQFYYIIIITFVISILAQIGDLVASSMKRRYNIKDFGTIFPGHGGVLDRLDSTLYASLAFFYVINILGYFNILIYNI comes from the coding sequence ATGAAACAACGAACCATTACTGCAGTTTTAATACTAACAGTACTAATCACAACAGTACTAGTTGATTTAAATTATAATACACCTTTTCTTTATATTTTAGCTATACTACTAGCACTAGTTGCAACTAAAGAAATGATTTCAATGAAGGAAACAGTTAAACAACTACCAATAGAAATACACGTATTTTCATATTTTGCTGTTCTGTATCTAATGTTTACTAATTTATCAATAGAAGGAGAAGGACGGCTATTTATGATCTTCTCAGTACTTGATTTACAGTTCACTTTACATAGTATGGCGTTTTTATGTCTATTTGTGTTTCTAGTCATGGTATTTAGAGAGCGATTCAGTGTAAATGATGCAGGTTTTATCCTTTTATCGGTTATGTATGTGGGGATTACCTTTCATGCATTAATCTATATTTATAATATGGGACTTAATTTTCTGTTATATGTTGTATTAGTTACAACTCTGACTGATACGTTTGCTTATTTTGTGGGAAGATTGATTGGTAAACATAAATTGGCCCCTAAAATAAGTCCTAAGAAAACGATTGAAGGTTCTGTTGGTGGTGTTATAGTTTCTACAACTATAGCTAGTATCTTTGCTTACAGCACAATTATGCCAGAGATACAATTCTACTATATAATCATTATTACGTTTGTGATTTCTATATTGGCCCAAATAGGTGATTTAGTTGCATCGTCAATGAAGCGTCGTTATAATATAAAAGACTTTGGTACAATATTTCCCGGTCATGGTGGCGTATTAGATCGCCTAGATAGCACATTGTATGCTTCACTTGCTTTTTTCTATGTGATCAACATTCTTGGATACTTTAATATTTTAATTTATAATATCTAG
- the rseP gene encoding RIP metalloprotease RseP: MLYIILFILVLGIIILVHEFGHFLFAKRAGILCHEFAIGMGPILWKKRKGETLYTIRAIPLGGYVMMAGEEIDESRISEGQNVKLMIKNGMVEKIVLTDSSEYSAAIPATIAHFDLYGENGNPLYIEYTTPDHREQTKRVRVKRDAVYILGKDNEQLISPYERSFESKKWLDKFLTVVMGAGFNFIFAIILFFIIGLFNGVPTGENLVGDLNKSGLRPEISPAVDHFERGDRITELNDESVEDWSDISENMADFDGGTLNYTIKRDGKEITGQLTPLIYIATLGIYSDKDVNNDVIIGDIVPNAKADKEGFRIGDDITHINNVKVENWNEAKTQFEDYYNGEEITITVVRGNEKITKELILGKALAAENVAGYVIGINSYSERGLLPSIKYGFTGMINTIRFVILNLQMLFGHEDVGVGDLAGPLGIFDLTKSAAMSGNTAGQRIISVLSFMALISANIGFVNLLPIPALDGGRLIFLIIEGILRKRIPRKVENYIHMVGFILLMLLFVYVTGNDILRMIGLK; encoded by the coding sequence ATGTTATATATTATTTTATTTATATTAGTACTTGGTATAATTATTCTTGTTCATGAATTCGGACACTTCTTGTTTGCTAAACGAGCAGGTATATTGTGTCACGAATTTGCGATTGGGATGGGTCCAATTTTATGGAAAAAGCGTAAAGGAGAGACTTTGTATACAATCAGAGCCATACCACTAGGTGGTTATGTTATGATGGCTGGTGAGGAAATAGATGAATCGCGTATTAGTGAAGGACAAAATGTCAAATTAATGATCAAAAACGGAATGGTCGAAAAGATTGTATTAACAGATTCTTCGGAGTATAGTGCAGCTATCCCCGCTACAATAGCACATTTTGATCTTTATGGTGAAAACGGTAATCCGCTTTATATCGAGTATACGACACCTGATCATCGTGAACAAACGAAACGAGTAAGGGTAAAACGAGATGCGGTTTATATATTAGGGAAAGACAATGAACAATTGATATCACCATACGAACGTAGTTTTGAGTCGAAGAAATGGTTGGACAAATTTTTAACCGTTGTTATGGGAGCAGGATTTAACTTTATCTTTGCTATTATCCTATTCTTCATAATTGGACTATTTAACGGTGTTCCTACAGGTGAAAATTTAGTTGGTGACTTAAATAAATCGGGGCTAAGACCCGAGATATCTCCTGCAGTAGATCACTTTGAACGTGGCGATCGTATCACCGAGTTGAATGACGAGTCCGTTGAAGACTGGTCGGACATTAGTGAAAATATGGCTGATTTTGATGGTGGAACGTTAAATTACACGATTAAACGTGATGGAAAAGAGATTACTGGTCAGTTAACACCACTTATTTACATTGCAACATTAGGTATCTATAGTGACAAAGATGTTAATAATGACGTGATCATCGGTGACATTGTACCGAATGCTAAGGCAGATAAAGAAGGATTCAGAATTGGTGATGATATTACTCATATAAATAATGTGAAGGTTGAAAATTGGAATGAAGCTAAGACACAATTTGAAGACTATTATAATGGAGAAGAAATCACGATTACGGTTGTGCGTGGTAATGAGAAAATTACCAAAGAGCTTATTTTAGGGAAGGCATTAGCTGCAGAAAATGTTGCTGGCTATGTGATTGGGATTAACTCATATTCTGAAAGAGGACTATTGCCTTCTATTAAATATGGCTTTACCGGTATGATTAATACAATTCGTTTTGTAATCTTAAACTTACAAATGTTATTTGGACATGAAGATGTAGGAGTCGGAGATCTTGCCGGTCCTCTAGGAATATTTGATTTAACAAAATCTGCGGCAATGTCCGGAAATACAGCAGGACAGCGAATTATTAGTGTATTATCATTTATGGCATTAATAAGTGCTAACATAGGTTTCGTTAATTTATTACCAATCCCAGCATTAGACGGAGGGCGCCTAATTTTTCTAATTATTGAAGGAATTCTTCGTAAACGAATTCCACGCAAAGTAGAAAACTATATTCACATGGTTGGATTTATTTTACTCATGCTTTTATTCGTCTATGTAACAGGGAATGATATACTACGAATGATCGGACTTAAATAA
- the dxr gene encoding 1-deoxy-D-xylulose-5-phosphate reductoisomerase yields MKKNIFLLGGTGSIGLQTLDVIRHNKQRYQLCTLAAGRNISKTIEIIDEFNPLFVSVTREQDARQLQALYPHIVMDYGEQGLIQAATFEPNNNYENLVVTAVVGSVGLVPTVEAIKKGYNLAIANKETLVTAGHIIMHLANKHNVTIMPIDSEHSALFQCLNGENDKKIKDLIITASGGSFRDRTREELEGVSVKQALSHPNWSMGSKITIDSATMMNKGLEVIEAHWLYNVPYEHIKTVLHRESIVHSMVEFVDTSIMAQLGTPDMRIPIQYALSYPERIELKNAKSLNVWELGSLHFEPLDFNRFPCLKYAYDSGQTGGTMTTVLNASNEAAVSLFLNEKINFLDIETIVYNELESHNVIKNPSLDDIRAVDSEIKEKIKTNSSL; encoded by the coding sequence TTGAAAAAAAATATCTTTTTATTAGGTGGAACAGGTTCGATTGGATTACAAACGTTAGATGTCATTAGACATAATAAACAACGCTATCAACTATGCACATTAGCCGCTGGTCGTAATATCTCAAAAACAATTGAAATTATTGACGAATTTAATCCACTGTTTGTATCCGTAACGAGAGAGCAGGATGCTAGACAGCTACAGGCACTGTATCCACATATAGTAATGGACTATGGTGAGCAAGGCCTTATACAAGCTGCCACATTTGAACCAAACAACAATTATGAAAACCTTGTAGTGACTGCAGTTGTTGGATCAGTCGGTTTAGTACCAACAGTAGAGGCTATTAAAAAGGGATATAATCTTGCTATTGCTAACAAGGAAACACTTGTGACAGCAGGACATATTATTATGCATTTAGCTAACAAACATAATGTTACTATAATGCCAATTGATAGCGAACATTCAGCATTGTTTCAATGTCTAAATGGTGAAAATGATAAAAAGATAAAAGACTTAATCATTACAGCAAGTGGAGGATCGTTTAGAGACCGTACAAGAGAAGAGTTAGAAGGTGTATCGGTGAAACAGGCGCTTAGTCATCCTAACTGGTCTATGGGTTCTAAAATTACAATTGATTCTGCTACTATGATGAATAAAGGTTTAGAAGTAATTGAGGCTCATTGGTTATATAATGTGCCCTACGAGCACATTAAGACCGTTTTGCATCGGGAAAGTATCGTGCACTCTATGGTTGAGTTTGTTGATACGAGCATAATGGCGCAGTTGGGTACACCTGATATGCGAATTCCTATTCAGTATGCATTAAGTTACCCTGAGCGTATAGAACTTAAAAATGCAAAATCACTGAATGTATGGGAATTAGGGTCACTTCATTTCGAACCATTAGATTTTAATCGGTTTCCATGTCTCAAATATGCGTATGATTCTGGTCAGACCGGCGGAACGATGACAACCGTTTTAAACGCAAGTAATGAAGCGGCTGTATCTTTATTTCTAAATGAAAAAATAAATTTTTTAGATATAGAAACAATTGTTTATAATGAATTAGAATCTCATAATGTAATAAAAAATCCGTCACTTGACGATATACGAGCAGTTGATTCTGAAATAAAAGAAAAGATAAAGACAAATTCGTCATTATAA
- a CDS encoding isoprenyl transferase, with protein sequence MFFKNRNKKLKREMLTQIDRGDVPGHIAFIMDGNGRWAKKKGLPRTAGHMEGGKALLKTLEECMELGIKAVTVYAFSTENWKRPKEEVEYLMALPRKYINKYLPMLKERNVVMNFIGNIEALPEPLQNDIAKSIEETKDNNGIVFTIAINYGSQDELLAATKLICQDVKDDIVSITDINQDYFETKLFTNGLPPVDLLVRTSGEVRVSNFLLWQLAYTEFHFTDTLWPDFNQEELYKTILDYQNRQRRYGGLKGE encoded by the coding sequence TAGCATTTATAATGGATGGAAATGGTAGATGGGCGAAAAAGAAAGGCTTACCTAGAACTGCTGGTCATATGGAAGGCGGTAAAGCCCTACTTAAGACGCTTGAAGAATGTATGGAACTCGGGATTAAAGCGGTAACGGTTTATGCATTTAGTACGGAAAATTGGAAAAGACCAAAAGAGGAAGTTGAGTATCTAATGGCACTTCCTAGAAAATACATAAATAAATACTTGCCAATGCTTAAAGAACGTAATGTCGTGATGAATTTTATAGGGAACATTGAAGCGTTACCTGAACCGCTACAGAACGATATTGCTAAAAGCATAGAAGAAACAAAAGACAATAATGGAATTGTATTTACTATTGCAATAAACTATGGATCTCAAGATGAGCTTTTAGCTGCAACAAAGTTGATTTGTCAAGATGTAAAAGACGACATTGTATCTATTACAGATATCAATCAAGACTATTTTGAAACAAAGTTATTTACAAACGGATTACCTCCTGTTGACTTATTAGTGAGAACAAGTGGTGAAGTCAGAGTGAGTAATTTCTTATTATGGCAACTTGCATATACTGAATTTCACTTTACAGATACGTTGTGGCCGGATTTTAACCAGGAAGAACTTTATAAAACAATTCTTGACTATCAAAATAGACAAAGACGATACGGTGGATTGAAAGGGGAATAA